ATGATCCTTTCTCGTTGCATCTTGTAGACCCAGAAAGCATAAGTGagatgggaaggaaggaaggaggtggCAGCTCTAGAGAAAGGTCTTTGACCTCAGAATAGTCATCGTGCCCCGGACTGGACCACTGCATCAGGAGCCGTGCCCTCAGGTAGTCCTTCATTGAAGACCATTGTTCCtctgttaaaataattcagtactGATCCCTGAATGGGGGAATATTTTACCCCCCACGTGGGCAGTGTGCTGGTGATGGTGTGGGTCTCATGAAAGTGATGTGACAGGCTCGATCTTGCTTGAGAACATGAGCTTCACAGCTCAAGGTTCTCTCATTCAGAGGGCTCCTAATGCTGGTGTGCGTGTCCTCCTTCCTTGGTCACCTGAATAAAAAGCTGGAGGAGGGGGGGACAGTGTAGACAGAGCTCTGTGTGGCAGCGCTGTAGCTGTGTGAAGGATGGGTGATGTGAGGACTGCTGCAGGGAGGCAAAGCATCTGTGCACTGGAAACCTTCAGAGGAGGAGGACTGGACGCTTCAGTAAAAAGTTGCTGCTTTAACTTAAAGAATTACTTCATTTCAAATTGCTAAACCCTATTTGAAGAGACGGGCTGACTGGAAGCGACCACTGCGATGGCGAAGTCCCACGTTGCCTTTCGTGCATGGACATAGGAGGAGGAAAGCattctccctctcctgcttgGTCACAAAGGCAGCTCAGGCAGCTGTACAGGGGCACCCCTCTGCTCTAGGGCTGCCTGGGGGGGAAAGCAGCCCCAGAAGGAGCAGGGCACGGAGCTGAGCTGCCCTGCAGGGTTTGCTCCCGCAGTGCCGGCTGCCCTGCAAagtgctggtgctggcagcaacagcagcacaaagggaCGTATCAATCACGACCGCGTCTCGTGTCTCAGCTcggctctctgcagctcctgcacggCTCGGGGATGCCCTGAGCCGCGGGGAGCTGGGCCGGCCACTTGTGccttgcaggcagcagggctctgccgCTCGGAGCAAGACGGGGCACGTCCCAAATTGTTCTCCCCAGCATCTCCTTCCTGCTTCTGTGAGAAGAAATCCCTTAGCTGGGCTGTTCACCAACATGGAGGAACGAGCAGCTTCCTTGCTGCTATTTGGGCAACGGGGAAGTACGAGGGTTAACCGAGCCCTTTTTCTCAAAACTGCTGCCTAGGCTTAGTGCAAGGAGAAGTGAAATTGGTGAGAGGAACGAGCCGGTGCCTCGGTGTAACACGGCAGCCCCCGTGCACCCGTTGCCTCCGCGGTAGAAAAGCGGCCGCGCTGGTGCCCGGTGCCGTCCCTGCAGGAGGCGGAACCCTGTGCCCGGAGCCGGGGAGCGTCCCTCGAACCCGGAGAAGGGAAAGAAGCGTTCCTGGAATTGGTCACCGGGGCCCGTAGCCGCGGGCTGCGGGAGGTTTCAAACTCATCTAAAATGGCTGGCAGCTGTTCTATTTCGGGTCGGGGCTGCTTTCGCTTtccgcccctctgctgccgtctcGGTTCCGTCGTTGTGAATTATTGAAAGCAGAAAGAGCGAAACGCGCGAGGGAGAGGCTGCGAGGGCAGGCCCGGGGAATcgggctgggagctgagcccCGCATGCCTGCGGGATGGCTCCTGAACGCGGCCCTCGGGCCTCGCCCGCTCCGGGAGCGGCGGGTCCCCGCTCCGCGCCCAGACAAAGAGCACGGGGCTGCAGAGCGGGCTGAGCGCTGCTCACAGCGCAGCTCCCCCCAGCCCGGTGCTCGCGGCCGCGGGCACTGCGAGCGGAGCGGCTTCGTTGTGCCCCCACCCCCGCCCCCACTCAGGACCCGGCCCTGCTGAGGGGCCGCTGCCGCATCGCAGTGCTCCGGAGCCCCCGGGGGTCCCTCCTTCCCACGGAGCCGTGTGTGTGTCTACGCGGGTGTGCGGCACAGCgccctgtgcacacacacacacacgctcgCGTACCCCTCCCGCGCCGCGGGGCATCACGGGAGTTGTAGTTCTCCCAGCGcccccgcggcggcggcgggaaGCGGCGCGCGGACTACGCTTCCCAGCGTGCACCGCGGGCGGCGGAGCAGCCAATGGGCGCGCGGGATGGGCGGCGGCCGGGGTATATAAAGCGCCGCCCCACGCGGCGCGCTTCAGCCTCACCTGGGGAGCGCGGAGCGGAGCAGCCCGGCGGCGGAGGAACGGAACAGAGCGGTGCGGAGCGGGGTGCGGTGCGGTCCAGTCCGGTGCGCGCAGCCCGAACGGTCCCCGCGGGCGGGGGCTGCGCTTAGGGCTGGAGCTCGGGGGGTGCTCCCGGGTTCCCCTCGGGGCAGGGGGTGCGGTCACGCGGGGGTCCCCGGTGGGCGCGGGGAGGCGGCGGGCCCCGCCCTGCGCTATTGTCCGCGGTGCGaagcgggcgcggggcggcgggcggcgccCCGGGGCGGGCGGCCTTTGTCTGCGCGGTGCCgagtgcccccccccccccccccacccgcAACGGAGCCCCGCTGATACGAGCTTTGGGGGGGGGTCTCATAGGCAAAATGTGCGACAAACCGGACCTGTCGGAGGTGGAGAAATTCGATaagaagaagctgaaaaagacCAACACGGAGGAGAAGAACACGCTGCCCTCCAAGGAGAGTGAGTGCGGAGGGGATGGAgccgggggtgggggggctgcACGGCCCCGGTCACGGCCGGAGAGGAGCGGGTGTCCCGAGCGCTGATCTCACTGCTGAGGAATCCGTGGGGAGAGGCGGCTGGGGCAGCTGAGGAAAACGCACccgggggcggggaggggggggttggggggggggggggggggttgggggggctGGGGCACTCCCTGTGCTGTAGCCGTCGTCGGGACAAAGCTCTGGTGCGGTTGGTCACAGCCCCACGCGTGGGGACACTGCCCTCGGGTTGGAGCGTCCCggtggggagctgcaggaggatgctCGGTGCCCGTCGCCCTCCGGTGCTGGGTTCTGCCGTTGGGTTCAGACAATGAAACCCGGTGCCGGGCTCCGAGCGATCGCTCTGCAGCCGTCTCCAGTGGGTGTTCCTGCAGAGCGGCACCGGGGATTAATGGACCTCTTTCATCTCTTCCAGCCATCGAGCAGGAGAAGGAATGCGTGAAGTCCTCCTAGAGCGATGGTCTGGCAGGAAGAGCCACCACTTGATTactcttggtttttttttttgctttgagttAAATCATctgtctttgttgtttttttttttttttaaaaaaaaaaaaacttccatcaTGTGCACGTCTAGAAAACAGCCGTATCGCCTAATAACCCACTGCCCCACCTCGCTGGCAGCTTTGGCGGGTGGGGGACACCGAGCGTGGCCCCCCCGGTCCATcagcccaacccaaccccatcGGTGCTGCCCTGCTGACCGTGCTGACCTTGCTCTGGTGCGTGGGGAGGTGAGCAAGGGCTGCGGAGGCTCCTGGGGACGGAGCTCTGCACTGGGGGAGTGGGATCCTTCCTGGCCGGCCCTCGCCCTCGGTCTTGTCTCGCGTCCTTTTCACTGATGGTGTTCTGTAGCCTCACTCACAATTTTGTCttccttgggggaaaaaaaaaaaataatgagaagtttattataaaataaaacaaaagtatAAAGACCTCGCTCATGGCTTGTGGCTTCTTCCCTGGGGAAGGTTCAGGGGTAGCCCTGGGGGTGGgaagggcagggctggaggtTGGCGTTGCTCAGATGGATCCCTGCAGGGGCAGCCCAGCTCAGGGTGGGGACTGAgcctcctgctctgagcagttcGTGTCCCCTGCCCAAAGCATcgctgcagggcagggctggaggtgcCCGCACTGGCTTAGGGGCGCTGGGTCCATCCCCTtgctgcctggcacagcccTTCCCTTGCCTGCTTCAGCCCCTGCCCGTGGCTGAAGGAGTTTTTTACAGCCCCCGGGGATGGGCTTGGTACCCTCTCAGCTGTTCCTCGCCCTGCACAATGAGGCTCTGTGGGCGTCCCCGGGGCTCTGCTGAGGTTTCCCAGGATTTCCTCACCTCCCCCAGGAGGGTCACTGGCCaggctgctgtgcctgcagagaTGGGAGCAGGCTGACCAACAGCTTTAGCTGCAGAAGCATAGGGGCTGTCCCCACCGATGCGATGGGCAGGGAAGTAGCAGCTGTCTCACCCAAACCTCTGAGGGCAAGAACCCAAAATGTTCCCATTGCTGGAGGAGGTTTGGCCAGCAAGGGGAGGACCCTTACAGAAAAGCCCTTTCTAGCAATGctgttcctccctccctccctccctgctctggaCCTTCTCTTTTTCACCCCAGTGCAGCTGGGTGTGTGGGCAGCAGGGGTGCCTGCCAGGCTGATGGCCCCAAGCCGCGGTGGCT
The window above is part of the Numida meleagris isolate 19003 breed g44 Domestic line chromosome 8, NumMel1.0, whole genome shotgun sequence genome. Proteins encoded here:
- the TMSB15B gene encoding thymosin beta-15B, yielding MCDKPDLSEVEKFDKKKLKKTNTEEKNTLPSKETIEQEKECVKSS